The Manihot esculenta cultivar AM560-2 chromosome 8, M.esculenta_v8, whole genome shotgun sequence genomic interval atatttttttaattaaataaaaaataatttataaaataaattttaattttaaaattaaaattaaataataaaaaataaattattttattaaaaacaaaaaattttttttgtaaaataatttttataaaagatatttttcgaATATAAAACAAACGAaggtttaatatatataaatttggataatttcatataaaaaattatatgaattttatattaagtattttagtccatataaactagatttatctaaaattttttataaattattattaaaattattatttaatcttatattattaataattcactcgttattctcttaatttttaaaaatatataaaatattacgttttaaaaagttaattaattattttttcattaattttaaccgttaaatattataaaaaactttaaaatattttaatataaaaaaattaattgataaaatttttataaaaataagcgattaatcaataaatttttttaaattataaaatttaaatataaaatatttaacggttaaaattaattattagttgattaaattataaaaattaaatataaaatatttaataattaaaattaataataaatataattagtaaattgtttaagatattaataatattttaatatattttttaaaaaattaatgaataattttttataatataaaaattaaataataaattttttaaaagtttaagcCAAGGAGTTGTCTCTAACCACGCAATTCATACGTGTATTAAGACATTGTTTGGAATCATCTATATGCATTTCCTCGCTGTTTTATTAAAGTAAGAGTGACAGAAAATAGttctttaaattataaaataatagctGAAAATATgtctaattaataataattgaacTCAATTGGGattcctttttgtttttgtaGTGAGAAGCAATTTTGTCCttggaaaaattaataatttacacAACCCTGTTGTTCCGTTGTTTTTccaaattattgttattatcttcaaattaatcaataataaattgagcatttctaaataaaaaacaTTGTCCACAGCTCCATTATCCACGTGTAAACATTGGCAAAAAAATTGAGtcacattattaaaaaatttactaataaaaattaaactcttaTGAATGATATTATTTATTAGAGGGGAGAGTTATTCAATTTATATCAAGAAAATTAGTTGAATTTATGCAAAAAATTATGGTTCAAACCATGGCTGGACCAAAATCTGGTCGACCAAAACCAATCGTATAGTTTCTAAACTGAAACTTTTTACTGAGGGATAATtacaaactttcctttttttcaaCTAGCAAAATCAgtctattatattaattttaggcCTCGAAATCGCTCGGTGAGTCCTGCCATAGGAAGAGACTCAACATTTCACTTACGGAAACGAAAAGAGTGTTCAAGAGGCCGCAATCCATCTCCATCACCCTCTGAAGGCTTACTTCATCAGGTGCATCTACAGCTTGATATCACCAGAAATAGAAGAGTTCTCGGCTCCCAGTCAACGGTTTAGGTCCTCTTACTACCGCCTTTGCCTTTGCAGCAGAATCTATGTCAGCTGGATTTCCATCATCACTGGCAGCTGGATTACCCCTTGGCTTGAGCTAGTTacgaactttttctttttttaattcgCAAAATGGgtctattatattaaaattttaaattattttattgtagaaattaaataaataacgtGTTTAGAATgaacaaaatataaatataattttaaaatacaaattatttatttcttcaATTTGACTGgttaattttgaatgaaaaaaaaaactgatttcaagttgaaaattaaaaattttgaaatttacattgatatcaaatcaaattaaacccATTCAATTGCTGCttgatcaatttaattttttattctgaaaatagaaaaaaatttatttgtttaaaaatttaattttttactttcttcttttttttgtcCACCCCCAAATAATAAACTTGCAGTGCAGGCAATGAGCCTTTTGTCTATTTCTTCACTTTCTGTTCATTCTTGTGTTCGTTCGAGTCAACACTGAAAGAAGAGCCCATAAGATCCTAAAGCCCAGCCCAACATTAATAGTTCTTAGAAAAATGGGTCTAGAGAGACCACCACATAATAAATAGATATATTAATTGCTTGTacataactctaataataaatatttaattttgaattataaaactcgtttctatataaaaaaattattatgataaacatttaaatttatattaattacacaaatttttatgtaaaagttatttaaaattaaaaaatatattaaattaatataaaaaatttataaataataattaaattaattataaatattcatcTAATAGGATAAACAATATTTGTATTCACAAAAATAtactttaaattatattttaattattatatatattgtataataaattaataactttattttattaaaaaacatattgatatatatatatatatatatatatatatatatatatttaatcattttatatatcaataatgataattaaatataatttattaaacaatTAATATACATCAACTAAAATCAATTAGTAGTTACATAGTATAGAAATCTTTCGTACTTATGGAAAAATCAATTTcaaattacaaattaaaaaaaaaattgtaaagcaaatttttatctttattttttatttttttagaagaaaaaaatacaatctttacttttaatataaatttatctattttaatttgataatatgtgtatttaattaaatttaagagattttatattttattctttaatttttaattaaaaaaatataaatttatatgatcGAATGTGGAGTTACACATAACTAAATTCATTTAATGAATGCATATTTTTTTAAGGTGGCACTATACGGTAATCATCGTTACTCTTGCCACACATCACACAAAtataaattctttaaatttaaaattttaataattaaattagattttGATGGATTTTAATTTTCGTTGGTAAAATTGTCGAtattattaattgataaaatCCATCTATAAAGTTAGATTTTATAGTGAACTTTAATGGATGGTAAGTAATAAAgacaaaaatatttaatttttaaccaacaaaacaaagttaaaatgcattttttaaattcaagttAGACtgttgaataaataaataaataattaataatataattaaaacacGAGAATAATGGATCACATTTTTATATGATCTATAAAGTGTATCAAatgattgattttttaaaaatttatttttaattgcgacatacacttatatattataaaattaagaaatattttaatattatttcaagttttttctttaaaaaaatgatagatATTATAAAACAgagtaatttataataaagtTTCAAGAgcataattttttcttatttttgtttttttcttaaatataaaaaatcgtATTTAAGCATAAAGCAATAATAGACttcaaaaaaaatacaatatgggcccaaaatttaaaaataccaaATTAAAGGGTTTTAAGgcccaaaaaataaaagagcttAAGATACATCCGGAATCCTAAAACTCGAAGAACTCAAACTCCAATATTGACTCAGCATGCAACTTTGCATAGCGCCGCTTACATCCATCGCCGATAACCTTGATGGAAAATGAGCTCCAcccaaaaaattcaaaatagacTGAACAACAGTGGAGATAAATTTGATCCGTAGGCAATTAAAGATGAGGGAGATAATTAAAACAGTATCAAACCATCCATGAGAAACACATGGAATTGATACATGAGAAACACATGGAATTGTCAGACCAAAAGAGGACTGCAGAATTAAATTCTAAcaaaaaaatatgaatattttCTACGATCAATTTCTAACACCCAATATGGTtcgaataaaaaatatgaatatttaaattattattttttaaaataaaaacattgaataaatactattaatatttaatattctgTTTAGATACATCAACACATGAGatgatgaaaaaataattaaagaattcaTTTGTATCACAACAacatgtttttttctttttgtcataATCACAACAACATGTTTACTTCAATCTCCACactgtttaaaaaatttattaatacagttgaaatattttttttaaaaaaaatataaatatatatccaCTCATTATTAtggaaaataatgaattttatttttaatatataaatagtaGTATGTTAATAAgcaatttactattttttttctcaagaCATATAATTTagcaaataaaaagagaaaataagcaTATGGAAAAACaatgttttatttttcactcgttattttctatttttgttttgaTGTGGGGAACTGTCCAAATGGAATGTATAAATTCACACTTTCCTTTCTTGTTTTCTTGTTAGTATTTTCCTCCCACTTGCCTCTTATATCCAAACAAGAAAAATGgatttccattttattttttcttatttttaatatattcaaatagaaaataaaattgaaataaaattttaataaaagttgATATTTCAAGTGAACAATGTTATGTTAATTGAACCGATTCAtgaacttttttatattttatttattaaaattttaaaatattactttaaattataaaaaattttaattgcgttaattaatatattttaaaaaaatatttctaataataattttgatagtAATATCAAATACACAGTATCCCCGAGCCTGACCCGGTTTCCAAAGCAGTGGCTTCTTCCGTTGATCTGCAATTTGTGGTTCAAAGACTTGGCTGGGGGTCAACAAAGGCGTGCTTTATACGCACCGTATGGGCCTTCAGATAtgaaaatgaaatgaaaagaaACCATCACCAAATTGTCACGCCGCAGTCTCTACTCTCTAGTCTGCCAACTGCACTGCAGCCTGACAGGGACATCCTCATTCCTCTcccattattttttaattataataaaataacatatttttagaatatacttttttttttctcatcgcagtcggatttttatttttttaaaggaaaaaacaaatataaaaacttattggcttatttttctaaaaaatataaaaaaacttatGAGATTTGAtcgtttttcattttaaatttataatttaatttatattaatatattatttcatatattataatactagtaaataatgataattatgAATACTATcagataattattaatataaaaaaatgaaatattattttgatataaattaaaaaataataaaattatataatatttttttaatactttttaaaaaatattaaaaaatcaattaataattatattttatttataatattaatataaatggtCACTATTTACTAAAAGTgtagtattataaatattattttaatataaattaattcatatattttaaagtgGAAATGTaatattatgaatattattttaatataaattaaatatgtatTATGGAGTGGAAATgaagaaattttttttgtattttttaatttttttaagaaaaaatatacattttaattttataaattgctCGTTAATCTAATttgaatatttgatttaaagaaaatataaatagattttaccaaaaaaaaaaagagaaatataaATAGAAACTAATGGAAGACTTCATCTGATTATGCAGCTCATTGTTTAATATTCATTTTCTTTACAAGAGCATCTTAATCCGATTTTGAAGCTTCTCTTTACTTAATCaccacctctctctctctctctctctctctctctcgtccTTTCTGTCGTGTTATTTCCGCGTCACAGTCCACTCCTTCGTCTTCTCTCCCTCCCTCTTGTGTCTCTTTCTCAGTCAATGCATAAAAGAAAGAACCACTGCCATCACCACCACCTCGATCTCTCTCTCTAAAGGAAACTATCTCTTAAACTTCAACAACTAAAAAATGCTGCTGCTCTGGCGGTTCTTGATCCTGGCAGCTAGTCTCCTGACTATGTCGGTGGTTTCCTGTGCTACTTTTCTCCCTCTCCACAGGGCATTTCCTTTGAACCACACACTCGAACTCGACCAGCTCAGGGCTCGGGATAGAGTCAGGCATGCACGCCTCTTGCAGGACGTTGTTGGCGGTGTCGTCGACTTCTCAGTCCGAGGCTCTCCTGATCCTTATCTCATCGGGtaattttctcttcttctttgacAATTTGCATTTATGAGTTTGTTTACAAAGGAAAATTTAGTCCCAACTTTTTTTCGTGGTTAATTTTTATCTACATGTATCATAAAATGTAATTTCATGAAATTTTACAGATGGGTTTATTTAGAATTCGTAAATTTGGTTGAAGCTTAGCATTCATCGAATATGAATTTTCCATTTCTAAATGTAaatgtgatctttgcacttagTCAAATGAGCAAGTAAAGTAGAAAAAAAGGAAACGAGATTTTTGTGCATGTTGGTTTTAGAAGCAAATATGGATTCTTTGCTTATTTTTACAGTGTCCTTGTAACAAAAATGGAGCCTAGAGTTGATCGAGTTTGGTATAATCAAATTTACTGTTTGCTCTTTATAATCTGAAATTGATTGGTTTTAATGTGATTTATATTCTACGGTTAAATTGTTTGGCACTAATTTAGTTTTTGTTCTTCTTTCTTTGGCTGCATTTCCAATCAGGATCGATGGATCTTCAACGCCCTTGTAATATATCCCTCTTGGTTCTCTTCATTTTCTGTGCTGATTCACTCTTTAAGATGAGATTGATTTCTTGTGTGTTTTTGTAACTTAATTATAGGCATTAACTACATTCTTGAAATCTTGGTTTCTTTGTTCTGTTTAGACTCTATTTTACAAAAGTGAAGCTGGGCTCTCCTCCTAGAGAATTCAATGTGCAGATTGATACAGGAAGCGATGTCTTATGGGTTACCTGCAGTTCCTGCAGCAATTGTCCCCAATCCAGTGGCCTTGGAGTAAATCCTGTTTCTTGCCCTAGTTGTTAGCTGCTGTGCCTAATGAGTTTTTTTAAGACTGAGAGACTAAAGTTCAATTTCATGCTTTTATActgttctttttttctttttttcaggtTCAGCTTAATTACTTTGATACTGCCAGCTCATCAACCGCTGGGTTAGTCCCATGTTCGCACCCTATTTGTACTTCAGAAATGCAAACCGCAGCAACTGAATGCTCTCCTCAGAGTACTCTGTGCAGTTACTCGTTCCAATATGGAGATGGAAGTGGGACAACGGGTTTTTATGTTTCTGATACCTTTTATTTTGATGCTGTTTTAGGCGAGTCCTTGATTTCCAACTCTTCAGCTGTCATTGTCTTTGGGTAAGCTCATCTAATTCATACAGGAACTGAAGATGCAAAGGTGAATGGAATTTACTAGAATTATCACAGCAAATAAAAGATATAGGTGGAAGAGTTAGAAATGAAGCTAATTATATAAacattcactttattttttcaataaggTATGTCATGTGGAGTTGACTTGGATAGCTTGATGATTAGTTTCTGCAATGGAACTTGTAATGTGATCAGTTAATCATTGGTATCATTACCAATTTCACTAATACAATGACCCTTACTGTAAACGCTCCTTTACTGATGATATGCCTTGTGCTCAAATGATTATAATTATGTTGTGTAGCAACATTATTGTTAGTGGTCTATTTGACAATATAAGAAAGGTCTGCTGGCTGCTAGTGCGTGACAAATGAATCACACTATTTCTTCTGCTTTTCACCTAAAGTGTCACTTGCATTTGGCttcatttttgttttattaCTTGAAGCTTATTGTTTTATGTGGTGATGCTGGAAACAGATGCAGCACTTTCCAGTCTGGGGACTTGGCTAAGACTGATAAAGCAATTGATGGAATACTTGGATTTGGCCAAGGTGATCTCTCTGTCATTTCACAATTGTCATCTCACGGAGTAACACCCAGAGTATTCTCTCATTGCTTGAAAGGAGAGGGCAATGGTGGTGGCATATTAGTACTTGGTGAGATTTTGGAGCCAGGCATAGTTTATAGTCCCCTTGTGCCATCACAGTATGTCATTTTCCTCTGGAACTTTTCCTCAGAGCCTTCTTTTGTGCAGCACTCTTTGCTTTCAAAAATGTGACCTTATGTTTACCACATGTATTCTTATAGTTCAGTTTCTGTTGGAAAATATGAATATTGGATTTCCAGTAAGTTTGATCACTTCCTCAAAATTTTCAGGCCtcattataatttaaatctTCAGAGCATTGCTGTCAATGGACAACTGTTATCAATCGATCCAGCTGCTTTTGTCACATCAAGTAACCGAGGAACTATTGTTGACTCTGGAACAACTTTGGCATACCTTGTGCAGGAGGCATATGATCCTTTCGTCAGTGCTGTAAGTAATTTCCTGTTAATGTGCTTACAAGTTATAGGACAAATGGAACTGGATCAACATTTCCCTTATGAACAAAATGTTTTAGGTGACAACAATCAGTGTTGCTTGATGAATTTAGAGAAAGGAACCTATTTTGGTATCTTTCTGAAAAAGCTGGATCTAATGTGACTAAGTTTCTGTCAACTGGAATCTGATGGATTAATTGCATGTTTTTTGATTCCATCCTAAATGTACACTTGCTAAGTTGAGAATaagaaattttactttttaaataggcttgtttatttaattttttttttttctgtgagACTTATTTGGCTTTAAACTGGTGAGAGGATAGCTAGTGAGGCTCTCATCTGAGTTTCGATTTTTTGGTTCAAGCATTCACCTTGCAAGGGAAAGTCAATTTTGATTCTTtgagtttgagagagagagagagagagagagagagagagagagagcttgcAAGCCTTCATCACAGATAGTCTTCAAAATCTGGTTGCTATctgattaataattatataatttgtgGCAAGTACTTTTGTTTTGCTGTGAATGTGAATTTGATTTGCTTGTGCTTGTGCAGGTAACTGCAATGGTCCAACCATATGCGACTCCCACTATATATAGAGGAGATCAGTGTTATCGAGTCTCCAACAGGTTCATTCTTCTATTTTAtgtttcaaataaatttttcatacttaTGCTGACATAAAATGTGTTGTGGGTCTGGGCTTCTCCCAACTCTGTTGCCTTGAGAACCAAGTAGAAGTTACCTCTGTTTTCTTGTGCAGTATTTCTGAGGTTTTTCCTCCAGTCAGTTTAAACTTTGCCGGGGGTGCATCGATGCTGTTAAAGCCAGAAGACTACCTTATACGTGTTGGTTATGTAAGTTGATCTACCTTTAGGcttttaattattcatttcCCTCTAACCATTTGAATTAAGCATGTTTTTAAGGATTGTTATGGCAGTGCAATTGCATAAATGATAATAGATCTCAACCCTGTTGTAGCCAGACGAAGCTCCATTATGGTGCATCGGTTTTCAGAAGGTTCAAGGAGGAGGGTTAACAATTTTAGGAGGTTAGATACTAGACCTGACCTTTCTGTTAGAGAAGTGTACTAAACATATCGTCAGTCATATTTTACCGTCATTGCATAATGTGTGCCACATCTCTTGCCTTCTCTTTCTCCTTTCTCCTGGATTGTCAGTGTTCTTGGGgagcttcctttttctttttctttttcttttttttggtgATTCAATTTTTCCATGGGATTGCAAGGACTGACCACTTCGAATGTATGAGATATTTTGAGTTTTGTTTGATACAAAACTTCTGATCACCTCTATAATTGAATCATATGTGTTACCTGAAATAAGTTACATGAGGAGGCTCATCTACTTGCAGTTTTTATCTGAAAGCAAAAAGAATAAAGACTTCAAATACCTTTATTCATACACCATACCCTCTGAAACTTGAGTTTAATGAACTTCTGTTTCTTTGGCTTGCAGATCTTATTCTAAAGGATAAAATTTTTGTATATGATCTGGCTCATCAGCGGATTGGATGGGCGAACTATGACTGTGAGTTTGATATATATTTTCTTCACCCTTGCTCTGGTGCATATTCTTTTGCCATCTCATCCATCATGTTCCACTGATACTGTATTATTTTCTCTCAGGCTCATTATCTGTGAATGTCTCTGTAACTTCTAGCAAGGATTTCATCAATGCAGGACAGATGAGTGTGAGCGGCTCATCAAGCGACATGCTCTTCAAGCTGTTTCCTCTAAGCATTATTGCTCTCCTAATGCACATATTAGCTTTGATGAATCTTcaaaattttgtaatttaaatCACAGGTTGAAGGTTCAATTCTTTGTCCTCATCGGAATCAGCTTagctttcttttatttatagtgGGCAGCAAGGCATGTCCTTTACTATAGTGGTAGCTGTTATATACTTCCTCATCATTTCTTATTGCTGGTGACTCGGGCAGCTTCCATTCTTCAAATGGGGAAATTCAGCAATTTTCTTGTAACGGATCATCTCCAGTGCTGCCGGAATTGTAAATTATCTAGGCATGGTCAGGTAATGTATCAGAAGCTATTCACAGATTCTCATCAAGTAAACAAATCTTCTGGTTAGGCAACTTTTGGGATAGGTAGAGATAGAAATAGTgaacattttttattaatattctgCTTTATATCCCAAACTTTGTTAAGTGCCCATTTCTGTGAACTTTTTAGTTCACTCAGGATTATAAATCCATGTTCTCCGAATATGAAAGGCTTGGGTACGTGAAAGGATACCCCACTATACTGCTTTTAGCTTTGAGATGAGTAAACATCCACTAATTCTGTGTCAGTAGCGAATGATCAATACAACAAATATGAAGTGGTCTGACTCCGTACATTACAACTTCAGATGGAAAAGTACACAAAAAATTTCTCTGATAAATAAGGCATACCAATAACATGTTTTAATTGATTAGAACATGTTATGTTTTGATGGATTAGATATATATACTAGGGTAAAATTTCTCTGATAAATAAGTAGCTTAATAATTAAatgcatcataaaaatctcttattttaggtatttacttaaaaatttaaattagtttgtATCATTAAAACAAAGTTGAAAATTGAGATAAGATACTTCTGTTTTCATTTAAGAGCCTAAACGGGGTTAGTTGATCTgatcaatataaaaattaattaaattgaattaataataatttacttttaaataataagttatttgaattttgaatcaaaattaatttttttaaaaaattaacctgCAACGATCTTTTACTAGCTAGATTAATAGGCATTGTGttcaacaaaataaaatttagatattaaaattgaattatcaAAACTAACATTAAATTGGATTgaaattaattgatttgattttaaattaaaaatcaaatttaatttttaaaaatttattgtgtaattttaactaaaattaaaattaaaaataaatatttaaattattgatttataattttttaactttgAATTTGAACCAAAATCATGGAGTTTGACAAAAATCCGATCCGTAATTAGTGGCAGATAGGAGATATTCAACAAAATAAACATTATCATCAAATAATCCAATGGCatctcttaaaacttcatactCTTTTGAATGCTTAATGTATAATTCCAAAAGCAAAACatccattttaatttttcataactTACACTATGCATTACCATATCTattaataaaacatttctattttAAACATTCAAAATAAACgatttctaaatttattaataagaaCACCATATGCATTCTGAGTAAACTTActttaattattagtaatttataaatatatttataatatttgtataatttcaaaattttaagaacAATATATCTTAAATTTGTTAAACAATTgaaattatcattttaaaaataaaata includes:
- the LOC110621212 gene encoding aspartic proteinase 39 isoform X3, which produces MLLLWRFLILAASLLTMSVVSCATFLPLHRAFPLNHTLELDQLRARDRVRHARLLQDVVGGVVDFSVRGSPDPYLIGIDGSSTPLLYFTKVKLGSPPREFNVQIDTGSDVLWVTCSSCSNCPQSSGLGVQLNYFDTASSSTAGLVPCSHPICTSEMQTAATECSPQSTLCSYSFQYGDGSGTTGFYVSDTFYFDAVLGESLISNSSAVIVFGPHYNLNLQSIAVNGQLLSIDPAAFVTSSNRGTIVDSGTTLAYLVQEAYDPFVSAVTAMVQPYATPTIYRGDQCYRVSNSISEVFPPVSLNFAGGASMLLKPEDYLIRVGYPDEAPLWCIGFQKVQGGGLTILGDLILKDKIFVYDLAHQRIGWANYDCSLSVNVSVTSSKDFINAGQMSVSGSSSDMLFKLFPLSIIALLMHILALMNLQNFVI
- the LOC110621212 gene encoding aspartic proteinase 36 isoform X1, with translation MLLLWRFLILAASLLTMSVVSCATFLPLHRAFPLNHTLELDQLRARDRVRHARLLQDVVGGVVDFSVRGSPDPYLIGIDGSSTPLLYFTKVKLGSPPREFNVQIDTGSDVLWVTCSSCSNCPQSSGLGVQLNYFDTASSSTAGLVPCSHPICTSEMQTAATECSPQSTLCSYSFQYGDGSGTTGFYVSDTFYFDAVLGESLISNSSAVIVFGCSTFQSGDLAKTDKAIDGILGFGQGDLSVISQLSSHGVTPRVFSHCLKGEGNGGGILVLGEILEPGIVYSPLVPSQPHYNLNLQSIAVNGQLLSIDPAAFVTSSNRGTIVDSGTTLAYLVQEAYDPFVSAVTAMVQPYATPTIYRGDQCYRVSNSISEVFPPVSLNFAGGASMLLKPEDYLIRVGYPDEAPLWCIGFQKVQGGGLTILGDLILKDKIFVYDLAHQRIGWANYDCSLSVNVSVTSSKDFINAGQMSVSGSSSDMLFKLFPLSIIALLMHILALMNLQNFVI
- the LOC110621212 gene encoding aspartic proteinase 36 isoform X2, translated to MLLLWRFLILAASLLTMSVVSCATFLPLHRAFPLNHTLELDQLRARDRVRHARLLQDVVGGVVDFSVRGSPDPYLIGLYFTKVKLGSPPREFNVQIDTGSDVLWVTCSSCSNCPQSSGLGVQLNYFDTASSSTAGLVPCSHPICTSEMQTAATECSPQSTLCSYSFQYGDGSGTTGFYVSDTFYFDAVLGESLISNSSAVIVFGCSTFQSGDLAKTDKAIDGILGFGQGDLSVISQLSSHGVTPRVFSHCLKGEGNGGGILVLGEILEPGIVYSPLVPSQPHYNLNLQSIAVNGQLLSIDPAAFVTSSNRGTIVDSGTTLAYLVQEAYDPFVSAVTAMVQPYATPTIYRGDQCYRVSNSISEVFPPVSLNFAGGASMLLKPEDYLIRVGYPDEAPLWCIGFQKVQGGGLTILGDLILKDKIFVYDLAHQRIGWANYDCSLSVNVSVTSSKDFINAGQMSVSGSSSDMLFKLFPLSIIALLMHILALMNLQNFVI